A single genomic interval of Ischnura elegans chromosome 3, ioIscEleg1.1, whole genome shotgun sequence harbors:
- the LOC124155095 gene encoding uncharacterized protein LOC124155095, which translates to MKRMIIGEKKLPFSIIKKSKYIIHKGKGKIGPQTSVRRWLKIGNKSNRHKKVTKRSWKLLKELWDEIRINNKKMQTTDVDMATVSGEESFDGEMEQSFSKMEISTPSPPPFNANIKPSDSVKFDRCHTPSMSSGNIELEQFPEPQEDISARERNTHFSPSAESLPSEREKVSSTSQCPYRPAKNLDPQLAAFIMDLKNYNEYRNRMEAMTLEKAELERLSAEANLHHNELQVDVQ; encoded by the exons ATGAAGCGAATGATCATTGGAGAGAAAAAACTCCCGTTTAGCataattaaaaaatcgaaatacaTTATACATAAAGGAAAAGGGAAAATTGGACCCCAGACCAGTGTTCGACGCTggttaaaaattggaaataaatccaATAGACATAAGAAAGTCACCAAG cgTTCGTGGAAGCTGCTGAAGGAACTATGGGACGAAATCAGGATAAACAACAAGAAAATGCAAACAACGGACGTGGATATGGCAACGGTTTCTGGAGAAGAATCCTTCGACGGAGAAATGGAACAGTCCTTTTCAAAGATGGAAATTTCAACACCATCGCCACCTCCCTTCAATGCAAACATCAAACCTAGTGACAGCGTCAAGTTTGATCGTTGTCATACTCCCAGCATGAGTAGCGGCAACATAGAATTGGAGCAGTTTCCGGAACCCCAGGAAGATATCa GTGCCAGAGAGAGAAACACTCATTTCAGTCCATCTGCTGAGTCACTGCCTTCGGAAAGAGAGAAGGTATCATCAACAAGCCAATGCCCTTACCGTCCAGCAAAAAATCTTGATCCACAGTTAGCAGCCTTTATTATGGACCTTAAGAACTACAACGAGTACAGGAATAGGATGGAAGCCATGACTCTGGAGAAAGCAGAGTTGGAGCGACTCAGTGCAGAGGCTAATCTTCATCACAACGAGTTGCAGGTGGATGTCCAATAG